One window from the genome of Thermus sediminis encodes:
- a CDS encoding Ppx/GppA family phosphatase, which produces MVKARRLAVLDLGSGTFRLVLYAYEPQRLYRLLDELREPVALGEGLSRGVIAPGALERGGKALRAFASFLQAVGPDEVVTLATSAVRDAENGHLVFEEAQRTGLAPRLLSGEEEARLGVLAVANALPLHEALVVDQGGGSAQVSLMRERRFVFGKALPLGALRLTEGFLPSDPPGKGEVKALEKEVARQLKALPLERGLPLVALGGNLRAIARLHQRRRSYPLDLLHGYYLPKEGVEALYQDLLALPWRARAGLPGIQPDRARTLPATLVFLRVLLRETGAMGLWVSGVGIREGVLFTRLLPEPHLLQDPRAFALENLFLHYPFAEAHREQVKALAQALFQGLVPLHGYGEEEGRLLLEAAHLHDIGMHIGYHEHHKHGAYLVLSGPLFGLTHREQALLALLVRYHRRGNPDPGPFRSLLGRGDGKRLKRLAALLRLAEMLERTRSGRVEGVRVELGERVRLLLQAPEDPWVERLEAEKQEGLFREAFGVGLEVVWEG; this is translated from the coding sequence ATGGTCAAGGCCCGCCGCTTGGCGGTCTTGGACCTGGGATCGGGCACCTTCCGGCTGGTCCTCTACGCCTACGAGCCCCAGCGCCTATACCGGCTTTTGGACGAGCTCCGTGAGCCCGTGGCCCTGGGGGAGGGTCTGTCCAGAGGGGTCATCGCTCCCGGGGCCCTGGAGCGGGGAGGGAAGGCCTTGAGGGCCTTCGCCAGCTTCCTCCAGGCCGTGGGGCCGGACGAGGTGGTGACCTTGGCGACCAGCGCCGTGCGGGATGCCGAAAACGGCCACCTGGTCTTCGAGGAGGCCCAGCGGACGGGCCTGGCCCCCCGCTTGCTCTCCGGAGAGGAGGAGGCCCGGCTCGGGGTCTTGGCGGTGGCCAACGCCCTTCCTCTCCACGAGGCCCTGGTGGTGGACCAGGGGGGTGGGAGCGCCCAGGTCTCCCTCATGCGGGAGCGGCGCTTCGTCTTCGGCAAGGCCCTGCCCCTAGGGGCCTTGCGCCTGACGGAGGGCTTCCTCCCCTCGGACCCCCCGGGCAAGGGGGAGGTCAAAGCCCTGGAGAAGGAGGTGGCCCGCCAGCTGAAGGCCCTCCCCCTGGAGCGGGGGCTTCCCCTGGTGGCCCTGGGGGGGAACCTCAGGGCCATCGCCCGCCTGCACCAGAGGCGCCGGAGCTACCCCCTGGACCTTCTCCACGGGTACTACCTGCCCAAGGAGGGGGTAGAGGCCCTGTACCAGGACCTCCTGGCCCTTCCCTGGAGGGCGCGGGCCGGCCTACCCGGGATCCAGCCCGACCGGGCCCGCACCCTGCCCGCCACCCTGGTCTTCCTCAGGGTGCTCCTGCGGGAGACCGGGGCCATGGGGCTTTGGGTGAGCGGGGTGGGCATCCGGGAGGGGGTCCTCTTCACCCGGCTCCTGCCCGAGCCCCACCTCCTCCAGGACCCAAGGGCCTTTGCCCTGGAGAACCTCTTCCTCCACTACCCCTTCGCCGAGGCGCACCGGGAGCAGGTGAAGGCCCTGGCCCAGGCCCTGTTCCAAGGCCTCGTCCCCCTTCACGGGTACGGGGAGGAGGAAGGGAGGCTCCTCCTCGAGGCGGCCCACCTGCACGACATCGGCATGCACATCGGCTACCACGAGCACCACAAGCACGGGGCCTACCTGGTCCTCTCCGGGCCCCTCTTTGGCCTCACCCACCGGGAACAGGCCCTTCTGGCCCTCCTGGTGCGCTACCACCGCCGGGGGAACCCCGACCCTGGACCTTTCCGCAGCCTTCTGGGCCGGGGGGACGGGAAGCGCCTCAAGCGCCTCGCCGCCCTCCTGCGCCTTGCGGAGATGCTAGAGCGCACCCGCTCCGGCCGGGTGGAAGGGGTACGGGTGGAGCTAGGGGAGAGGGTGCGCCTCCTCCTCCAAGCCCCCGAGGACCCCTGGGTGGAGCGGCTGGAGGCGGAGAAGCAGGAGGGGCTGTTTCGGGAGGCCTTCGGGGTGGGCCTGGAGGTGGTCTGGGAGGGGTAG
- a CDS encoding carbohydrate ABC transporter permease, translating to MRRLWPTYLLASFYAFLLVLPLLVLLSASLRAPEDLFTPGLLPPKVSLEGYRAALTDYPLWRYLLNSLLVASLATLGVLLTSLLAGYGLARIPFRSQKVFFGLVVALLLVPGEVTFLPLYLLINRLDWLDTYQALILPFAASPLGVFLLRQYIKTIPEDYFDAARIDGAGHLGLIRHVALPLSAPALGALAALTFIGAWNMYLWPLVVTQSREMQTAQIAINFILNEADAVARWNVVAAASFLVLLPTLLAFLLAQRAFVKGIALGGLKG from the coding sequence ATGCGTAGGCTTTGGCCCACCTACCTCCTGGCCTCCTTTTACGCCTTCCTCCTCGTCCTGCCCCTTCTGGTCCTCCTCTCCGCCAGCCTCCGCGCTCCCGAGGACCTCTTCACCCCGGGCCTCCTGCCCCCCAAGGTGAGCCTCGAGGGCTACCGGGCCGCCCTCACGGACTACCCCCTCTGGCGGTACCTCCTCAATAGCCTCCTGGTGGCCTCCCTGGCCACCCTCGGGGTCCTCCTCACCAGCCTCCTCGCGGGCTACGGCCTGGCCCGCATCCCCTTTCGGAGCCAGAAGGTCTTTTTCGGCCTGGTAGTGGCCCTCCTCCTGGTGCCCGGGGAGGTGACCTTCCTTCCCCTATACCTCCTCATCAACCGCCTGGACTGGCTGGACACCTACCAGGCCCTCATCCTCCCCTTCGCCGCAAGCCCCCTAGGGGTCTTCCTCCTCCGCCAGTACATCAAGACCATCCCCGAGGACTACTTTGACGCCGCCCGGATAGATGGGGCAGGCCACCTGGGCCTCATCCGCCACGTGGCCCTGCCCCTTTCCGCCCCCGCCCTGGGGGCCCTGGCAGCCCTCACCTTCATCGGGGCCTGGAACATGTACCTCTGGCCCCTGGTGGTCACCCAGTCCAGGGAGATGCAAACGGCCCAGATCGCCATCAACTTCATCCTGAACGAGGCCGATGCCGTGGCCCGCTGGAACGTGGTGGCCGCGGCCAGCTTCCTGGTGCTCCTGCCCACCCTTTTGGCCTTCCTGCTCGCCCAAAGGGCCTTCGTCAAGGGGATCGCCCTGGGCGGGCTGAAGGGATAG
- a CDS encoding CHAD domain-containing protein translates to MRDARAWVEHLEAHLPLALSGEDPEGVHQVRVAGRRLRAYLDLLGWRVLQDDLRLLVRRAGRVRDLEVALGGELPTGFRVHLEAELGEARRTLRQLLLSPWMGALLRALRHLPPLGKGARRGLARLESRLEARWGRLRAEPTLDNLHAYRRALRRVRYAKEFLGLSTKRERALQEVLGSLNDLGVMEGLLLAYLHAHPDPEAAPFLEETKRALREAFVAALEELGLPVPLGV, encoded by the coding sequence ATGAGAGACGCCCGGGCTTGGGTGGAACACCTCGAGGCCCACCTGCCCCTGGCCCTGTCCGGGGAGGACCCCGAGGGGGTGCACCAGGTGCGGGTGGCGGGGAGGAGGCTTCGGGCGTACCTGGACCTCCTGGGCTGGCGGGTCCTCCAGGACGACCTCCGCCTCCTGGTGCGCAGAGCGGGTCGGGTGCGGGATTTGGAGGTGGCCTTGGGAGGGGAGCTCCCGACGGGTTTCCGGGTCCACCTCGAGGCCGAGCTAGGGGAGGCCAGGCGGACCCTCAGGCAGCTCCTCCTCTCCCCCTGGATGGGGGCGCTGCTTCGCGCCCTCCGCCACCTTCCCCCGCTAGGCAAGGGGGCGCGGAGGGGGCTTGCTCGCCTGGAGAGCCGTCTGGAGGCCCGCTGGGGGCGCCTGAGGGCGGAGCCTACCCTGGACAACCTGCACGCCTACCGCCGTGCCCTCAGGCGGGTCCGCTACGCCAAGGAGTTTTTGGGGCTTTCGACCAAGCGGGAGAGGGCGCTTCAGGAGGTTCTGGGCAGCCTCAACGACCTCGGGGTCATGGAAGGGCTTCTCCTCGCCTACCTCCACGCCCACCCGGACCCCGAAGCCGCCCCATTTTTGGAGGAGACCAAACGGGCCCTTCGGGAAGCCTTTGTCGCCGCCTTGGAGGAGCTTGGCCTCCCCGTGCCCCTGGGGGTCTAG
- a CDS encoding polyphosphate kinase, with product MHPLPEESWLQFNRRVLQQSQRPDFPLLERMRFLSIWNRNLDEFFAARIAKPFLKARGSPQHLRLLEEAYAQALLAQERYRALLEEAKEHLRVLEPEELDELDWLYFRAFLAEVVAPKTDIIPWEAAPDVSHGALYFASRGHLVRLPQDLPRLLRVPGQKGTYVRLGALMRTRSDLFLPEASPLYEFRVLRLLESERTRADWDELAQALEARQEGTPTLLVAEESFPPDWLKTLREALGLLPQEAFLLKPPLNLGLVDHLAAEGPPGWRFSPLRPERPRAFLKNPLKRLETKDLLLYHPFEDYAAIERLAKEALRPEVKEVYATLYRIGEENALAEALIQAAQMGKRVHVLLEGRARFDELLNLSWYLRFVRAGVAVLPLSERKVHAKAILLLTQEGGYAHLGTGNYNPLSGRTYTDFSLFTGREGVVRDLAEFFRALQEGRTPRLSLLKTGKAIRRGLVEAIMAEAHPKGRVILKCNHLTDPEILEALVQAAEKGARVDLLVRSTLTLLHPRFHVRSLVGRFLEHARVAAFRHRGKWAVYLTSADLMPRNFQNRFELLFPVLDKEARAKVLRILKRQLRDDRNTFLLTPEGERSLWGGKHDAQRP from the coding sequence ATGCACCCCCTCCCCGAAGAGAGCTGGCTTCAGTTTAACCGCCGCGTCCTCCAGCAGAGCCAGCGGCCCGACTTTCCCCTTCTGGAGAGGATGCGCTTCCTCAGCATCTGGAACCGGAACCTGGACGAGTTCTTCGCCGCCCGCATCGCCAAGCCCTTCCTGAAGGCCAGGGGCAGCCCCCAGCACCTCAGGCTCCTGGAGGAGGCCTACGCCCAAGCCCTCCTGGCCCAGGAGCGCTACCGGGCCCTTTTGGAAGAGGCCAAGGAGCACCTACGGGTCCTCGAGCCGGAGGAGCTGGACGAACTGGACTGGCTTTACTTCCGCGCCTTCTTGGCCGAGGTGGTGGCCCCCAAGACGGACATCATCCCCTGGGAGGCGGCCCCGGACGTGAGCCACGGGGCCCTTTACTTCGCCTCCCGAGGCCACCTGGTGCGCCTGCCCCAAGACCTCCCCCGCCTCCTCAGGGTGCCTGGGCAGAAGGGGACGTACGTGCGTCTGGGAGCCCTCATGCGGACACGAAGCGACCTCTTTCTCCCCGAGGCAAGCCCCCTGTACGAGTTCCGGGTCCTGAGGCTTCTGGAGAGTGAGCGGACCCGGGCGGACTGGGACGAGCTGGCCCAGGCCCTAGAAGCGCGCCAGGAGGGCACGCCCACCCTGCTGGTGGCCGAGGAGTCCTTTCCCCCAGATTGGCTTAAGACCCTGAGGGAGGCCTTGGGCCTCCTTCCCCAGGAAGCCTTCCTCCTGAAACCCCCTCTAAACCTGGGTCTGGTGGACCATCTAGCAGCAGAAGGCCCCCCGGGGTGGCGCTTTTCCCCTTTACGCCCAGAAAGGCCCCGCGCCTTTCTGAAAAACCCCCTCAAGCGCCTTGAGACAAAGGACCTCCTCCTTTACCACCCCTTTGAGGACTACGCGGCCATTGAGCGCTTGGCGAAGGAAGCCCTGCGCCCCGAGGTCAAGGAGGTCTACGCCACCCTCTACCGCATCGGGGAGGAGAACGCCCTGGCCGAGGCCTTGATCCAGGCGGCCCAGATGGGCAAGCGGGTTCACGTGCTCCTGGAGGGGAGAGCCCGCTTTGACGAACTCTTGAACCTCTCCTGGTACCTCCGCTTCGTCCGGGCTGGGGTGGCAGTCCTGCCCCTTTCTGAGCGCAAGGTCCACGCCAAGGCCATCCTCCTCCTCACCCAGGAAGGGGGGTATGCCCACCTGGGGACCGGCAACTACAACCCTCTCAGTGGGCGCACGTACACGGACTTCTCCCTCTTCACTGGGAGGGAGGGGGTGGTGAGGGACCTGGCCGAGTTCTTCCGGGCCCTTCAGGAAGGGCGCACGCCCAGGCTCTCCCTCCTGAAGACGGGGAAGGCCATCCGGAGGGGCTTGGTGGAGGCCATCATGGCCGAGGCCCACCCCAAGGGCCGGGTGATCCTGAAGTGCAACCATCTAACAGATCCGGAGATCCTCGAGGCCCTGGTCCAAGCCGCGGAGAAAGGGGCCCGGGTGGACCTCCTGGTGCGGAGCACCCTCACCCTTCTCCACCCTCGCTTCCACGTGCGAAGCCTGGTGGGCCGCTTCCTAGAGCACGCCCGGGTGGCCGCTTTCCGCCATAGGGGGAAGTGGGCGGTGTACCTGACCAGCGCCGACCTCATGCCCCGGAACTTCCAAAACCGCTTTGAGCTCCTCTTTCCCGTTTTAGACAAGGAGGCCAGGGCCAAGGTCCTCAGGATCCTCAAGCGCCAGCTCAGGGACGACCGCAACACCTTCCTCCTCACTCCCGAAGGGGAGAGGTCCCTATGGGGCGGCAAACACGACGCCCAACGCCCCTGA
- a CDS encoding ABC transporter substrate-binding protein — translation MRKLAVGLAVLALGAALAQRVQITFWHSMGGVLGEATEALVRDFNASQNRYEVRSQYVGSYDDGINRLLAALRAGRGYPHVIQVYDIGARIMADSGAVIPLEDLARQRGFNLDNFVPQTRSYYTVDGKLYGLAFNSSNPLLYFNMAAFQEAGLDFKPTWSLNDLEEAARKLTKRDASGRTVRYGLSIPISSWFVEQFSYNSGFHFCNNENGRRARATAVSFDNEAAVALLDTYARLVREGVAVNTGRNWSDSQNLFSQGQAAIATYSTASLAGVLRQVGGRFPVRTAFFPYLRERNGVAIGGAALYVLRGFPAEETEAAWAFVRFLLEPKTQGKWHVATGYFPVVKGVDELPEVRQARVRNPNLTTAIQQLATSKVNNASAGCLMGSFPEIRQYVEAAWEEVLRGRPAREALAAAKARADQALARYNASVGR, via the coding sequence ATGCGGAAGCTCGCAGTAGGTCTAGCGGTGTTGGCCCTAGGGGCGGCACTGGCCCAAAGGGTCCAGATCACCTTCTGGCACTCCATGGGCGGGGTGCTGGGGGAGGCCACGGAGGCCCTGGTCAGGGACTTTAACGCCAGCCAGAACCGGTACGAGGTCAGAAGCCAGTACGTGGGGAGCTACGACGACGGCATCAATAGGCTCCTGGCCGCCTTAAGGGCGGGCCGGGGCTACCCCCACGTGATCCAGGTCTACGACATCGGGGCCCGGATCATGGCGGACTCGGGCGCCGTGATTCCCCTAGAGGACCTGGCCCGGCAGAGGGGCTTCAACCTGGATAACTTCGTCCCCCAGACCCGGAGCTACTACACCGTGGACGGCAAGCTCTACGGCCTGGCCTTCAACTCCTCCAACCCCCTCCTCTACTTCAACATGGCCGCCTTCCAGGAGGCGGGCCTGGACTTCAAGCCCACCTGGAGCCTCAACGACCTGGAGGAGGCCGCCCGCAAGCTCACCAAAAGGGATGCCTCCGGCAGGACGGTGCGCTACGGCCTTTCCATCCCAATTAGCTCCTGGTTTGTGGAGCAGTTCTCCTACAACTCCGGCTTCCACTTCTGCAACAACGAAAACGGCCGCAGGGCCCGGGCCACGGCGGTGAGCTTTGACAACGAGGCCGCGGTCGCCCTCCTGGACACCTACGCCCGGTTGGTCCGGGAAGGGGTGGCTGTCAATACCGGCCGGAACTGGAGTGACTCCCAGAACCTCTTCTCCCAGGGCCAGGCAGCCATCGCCACCTATTCCACAGCGAGCCTCGCCGGGGTCCTGCGCCAGGTGGGGGGCCGCTTCCCCGTGCGCACCGCCTTCTTCCCCTACCTCAGGGAGCGGAATGGCGTGGCCATCGGCGGGGCCGCCCTTTACGTGCTCAGGGGCTTCCCCGCAGAGGAGACCGAGGCCGCCTGGGCTTTCGTGCGCTTCCTCCTGGAGCCCAAGACCCAGGGCAAGTGGCACGTTGCCACGGGCTACTTCCCCGTGGTCAAGGGGGTGGACGAGCTCCCTGAGGTCCGGCAAGCCCGGGTGAGGAACCCCAACCTCACCACCGCCATTCAGCAGCTGGCCACCTCCAAGGTCAACAACGCCTCCGCTGGGTGCCTCATGGGGAGCTTCCCGGAGATCCGCCAGTACGTGGAAGCCGCCTGGGAAGAGGTCCTGCGGGGCAGGCCCGCTAGGGAGGCCCTGGCCGCGGCCAAGGCTAGGGCGGACCAGGCCCTAGCTCGGTACAACGCCAGCGTGGGGCGGTAG
- a CDS encoding TIGR00282 family metallophosphoesterase, translating into MRILFFGDLVGEAAIRYLEGNLPRLRRKLGVDFVVANGENADLTDPALGKAGMHPETVDRLLACGVDAITGGNHSFDPPWAEELLDHPRVLRPLNAGPFAPGRGYLVLEGQERALIVVNLVGRSAWPPADDPLWALEGLLPGLEAGMPVLVDFHSESVFEKLGLAFALDGRVAAVLGTHTHVPTQDLRILPRGTAYVSDVGMVGPSGGMQGYEPGFLVAVLRRKRPPRGGRLAWAQGPLEVGAVVVDLDGGRAKAIHRLQALQGVPQGG; encoded by the coding sequence GTGAGGATCCTCTTCTTTGGCGACCTGGTGGGGGAGGCGGCCATCCGTTACCTGGAGGGAAACCTGCCCCGGCTCCGACGGAAGCTGGGAGTGGACTTTGTGGTGGCCAACGGGGAGAACGCCGACCTCACCGACCCCGCCTTGGGCAAGGCGGGGATGCACCCGGAGACCGTGGACCGCCTCCTCGCCTGCGGGGTGGACGCCATCACCGGTGGGAACCACTCCTTTGACCCCCCTTGGGCGGAGGAGCTCCTGGACCACCCCCGGGTCCTCCGCCCCCTGAACGCAGGGCCTTTCGCTCCCGGGCGGGGGTACTTGGTTCTGGAGGGCCAGGAGAGGGCCCTCATCGTGGTCAACCTGGTGGGCCGGAGCGCCTGGCCCCCCGCCGACGACCCCCTGTGGGCCCTGGAGGGGCTCCTCCCGGGCCTGGAGGCGGGGATGCCCGTGTTGGTGGACTTCCACTCGGAGAGCGTTTTTGAGAAGCTGGGCCTGGCCTTCGCCCTGGATGGCCGGGTGGCCGCGGTCCTAGGCACCCACACCCACGTGCCCACCCAGGACCTCCGCATCCTTCCCCGGGGCACGGCCTACGTGTCCGACGTGGGCATGGTGGGGCCCTCTGGGGGGATGCAGGGGTACGAGCCAGGGTTCCTGGTAGCGGTCCTAAGGCGAAAGCGGCCCCCTCGAGGGGGGAGGCTCGCCTGGGCCCAGGGGCCTTTGGAGGTGGGCGCGGTGGTGGTGGATCTGGACGGGGGGAGGGCCAAGGCCATCCATCGCCTCCAAGCCCTCCAGGGGGTGCCCCAAGGGGGTTAG
- a CDS encoding SixA phosphatase family protein, with protein MELFLVRHAIALPLPEGAGEEEDDARPLTPKGVRRFRKVVRGLAALGVGLDLILTSPKRRALETAELLSDLLQGETRVSPHLAEPPGEELLAEIPAEGRVALVGHEPYLSVFLTQLLFGDLLGGSVQDALEGRFLLKKGGVAWLEGTPRPGGMTLRALFPPKVFRL; from the coding sequence ATGGAGCTCTTCTTGGTGCGCCACGCCATCGCCCTGCCCCTTCCCGAGGGGGCGGGGGAGGAGGAGGATGACGCCCGCCCCCTCACCCCCAAGGGGGTGCGGCGCTTTCGCAAGGTGGTGCGGGGCCTCGCGGCCCTGGGGGTGGGCCTGGACCTGATCCTGACGAGCCCCAAGCGCCGGGCCCTGGAGACGGCGGAGCTCCTTTCCGACCTCCTTCAGGGGGAGACCCGGGTGAGCCCCCACCTGGCCGAGCCCCCCGGAGAGGAGCTCCTGGCGGAGATCCCCGCCGAGGGGCGGGTGGCCCTGGTGGGGCACGAGCCCTACCTCTCGGTCTTTCTGACCCAGCTCCTCTTTGGGGACCTCTTGGGGGGCTCGGTGCAGGATGCCCTGGAGGGGCGCTTCCTCCTCAAGAAGGGCGGGGTGGCCTGGCTGGAGGGGACACCACGCCCTGGGGGCATGACCCTAAGGGCCCTCTTCCCGCCCAAGGTCTTCCGCCTATGA
- a CDS encoding esterase-like activity of phytase family protein produces MKKTLTLASLLLGAALAQKVVGVYGLAPTPLQALNPYLLPQEVALAQAAGLARLDLPAPGSGLYPLGENRFLGLTDRGPNLDCARGSGKVFPVPRFTPSLVFLRLEGREAWVERSLPLYTPKGRPVTGLPNRPQDDLPFLDTSCTARLAYDPNGLDPEDVVVLPGNKGYLLVEEYAPSLVYVDLEGVVRARFVPKGVRLEADYPVKDTLPGILAQRRNNRGLENLALSSDGKTAWAILQSPIGSTRDPAFDGSLVARAVRLDVSDPLNVRTTGMYLVPFSDPKDYPKANRPRDMKYSAAFWVKEETLLLLERAEGGARIYLVDFKEATNLLERPDGESPELDKAGTDYAGLGIRLPTRRLLLETWKFKEFDTDKLEGLALLEDGKTLALISDNDFAVGEEKPTKLWLVELPERLR; encoded by the coding sequence ATGAAAAAGACCCTGACCCTAGCAAGCCTTCTCTTGGGCGCAGCCTTGGCCCAGAAGGTGGTGGGAGTCTACGGCCTGGCGCCCACCCCTCTCCAGGCCCTGAACCCCTACCTCCTGCCCCAGGAGGTGGCCTTGGCCCAGGCGGCGGGCCTCGCCCGGCTGGACCTGCCCGCCCCAGGGTCCGGCCTCTATCCCCTAGGGGAGAACCGCTTCCTGGGCCTCACCGACCGGGGCCCCAACCTGGACTGCGCCCGGGGAAGCGGCAAGGTCTTCCCTGTTCCCCGCTTCACCCCGAGCCTGGTCTTCCTCCGCCTCGAGGGCCGGGAAGCCTGGGTGGAGCGGAGCCTCCCCCTCTACACCCCCAAGGGCAGGCCGGTGACGGGCCTGCCCAATCGACCCCAGGACGACCTCCCCTTCCTGGACACCTCCTGCACCGCCCGCCTGGCCTACGACCCCAATGGCCTAGACCCTGAGGACGTGGTGGTCCTGCCGGGGAACAAGGGGTACCTCCTGGTGGAGGAGTACGCCCCTTCCCTGGTGTACGTGGACCTCGAGGGGGTGGTACGAGCCCGCTTCGTGCCCAAGGGGGTGCGTTTGGAGGCGGACTACCCGGTCAAGGACACCCTCCCCGGCATCCTGGCCCAGAGGCGCAACAACCGGGGCCTGGAAAACCTGGCCCTTTCCTCCGACGGGAAAACGGCCTGGGCCATCCTGCAAAGCCCCATCGGAAGTACCAGAGACCCCGCCTTTGACGGGAGCCTGGTGGCGCGGGCGGTGCGGCTGGATGTCTCCGACCCCTTGAACGTGCGGACCACGGGGATGTACCTGGTCCCCTTCTCCGACCCCAAGGACTATCCCAAGGCCAACCGGCCCAGGGACATGAAGTATTCGGCAGCCTTCTGGGTCAAGGAGGAAACCCTTCTCCTCCTGGAACGGGCCGAGGGCGGGGCCCGCATCTACCTGGTGGACTTCAAGGAGGCCACCAACCTCCTGGAGCGCCCCGACGGGGAAAGCCCCGAGCTGGACAAGGCGGGAACGGACTACGCGGGGCTAGGCATCCGCCTGCCCACGCGGCGGCTTCTCCTGGAGACCTGGAAGTTCAAGGAGTTTGACACCGACAAGCTGGAGGGGCTGGCCCTCCTGGAGGACGGCAAGACCCTGGCCCTCATCTCGGACAACGACTTCGCCGTGGGCGAGGAAAAACCCACCAAGCTTTGGCTGGTGGAGCTACCGGAAAGGCTCCGCTAA
- a CDS encoding pyruvate kinase, translating to MEDQVLLQRLLSLREEVLRESEEYLRAWGYPGPKLNNLAHYLALRRHDLRELQVELAWRGLSSLGRCESRVLPNLDAVIATLGATLGLGFPAPTKEEFFAGDIALSQNGQTLFGKAPSHRQVRIMVTLPTEAATDPGFLSRLLAQGMDLARINLAHDQRPVWERMLLHLRQAEAGMGRACPVQMDLAGPKIRTGAVLTPPSRKKVFAGDRIRLTPGPPRPDPRVPFQVEVVPPEVLAHLREGSRVWIDDAKIAARVVQVEASGVLVEVETVKPSGKRLREEKGLNFPDTDLHIPPLTERDIEDLKFVAQNAQLVGYSFVQRPEEVRLLLDELDRIGAPPGLGVVLKVETRLAVRNLPALIAAAVDRRPVGVMIARGDLAAELGWLRLGEIQEELLWICEAAHAPLIWATQVLENLVKEGTPSRAELSDAALAARAECVMVNKGPYVAEAVALLDQFLTRMQAHQHKKTSRLRPLYSWQ from the coding sequence GTGGAGGACCAAGTCCTCCTCCAGCGGCTCCTTAGCCTTCGGGAAGAGGTCCTGCGGGAATCCGAGGAGTACCTGAGGGCCTGGGGATATCCTGGGCCCAAGCTCAACAACCTGGCCCACTACCTGGCCCTGCGCCGGCACGACCTCCGGGAGCTACAGGTAGAACTGGCCTGGCGGGGGCTCTCCTCCCTGGGGCGGTGCGAGTCCCGGGTGCTGCCCAATCTGGATGCCGTGATCGCCACCTTGGGGGCCACCCTGGGCCTCGGGTTTCCCGCTCCCACCAAAGAGGAGTTCTTCGCTGGGGACATCGCCTTGAGCCAGAACGGCCAAACCCTTTTCGGCAAGGCGCCGTCCCACCGCCAGGTTCGGATTATGGTGACCCTGCCCACGGAGGCCGCCACGGACCCGGGCTTCCTGAGCCGCCTGCTTGCGCAGGGGATGGATCTGGCCAGGATCAACCTCGCCCATGACCAACGCCCGGTCTGGGAGCGCATGCTCCTCCACCTTCGCCAAGCGGAAGCAGGCATGGGCCGGGCCTGCCCCGTTCAGATGGACCTGGCGGGGCCGAAAATACGGACGGGCGCGGTCCTTACCCCTCCTAGCCGGAAGAAGGTCTTCGCGGGGGACCGGATCCGCCTCACCCCCGGTCCCCCTAGGCCTGACCCCAGGGTTCCTTTCCAAGTGGAGGTTGTCCCTCCCGAGGTCCTAGCCCATCTTCGCGAGGGGTCGAGGGTCTGGATCGACGACGCCAAGATCGCGGCTCGGGTGGTCCAGGTGGAGGCCTCAGGGGTCCTGGTGGAGGTGGAAACCGTCAAGCCCAGCGGGAAGAGGCTTCGCGAGGAAAAGGGCCTGAACTTCCCCGATACGGACCTCCACATACCCCCCCTCACCGAAAGGGACATCGAGGACCTGAAGTTTGTCGCCCAGAACGCCCAGCTGGTGGGTTACTCCTTCGTGCAAAGGCCGGAAGAGGTGCGCCTGCTTCTGGACGAGCTGGACCGGATAGGGGCTCCCCCGGGCCTGGGCGTGGTCCTCAAGGTGGAAACCCGCCTCGCGGTGAGAAACCTGCCCGCCCTCATCGCCGCGGCCGTGGACCGGCGTCCGGTGGGCGTGATGATCGCCCGAGGGGACCTGGCGGCGGAGCTGGGCTGGCTCCGCCTCGGCGAGATCCAAGAGGAACTCCTCTGGATCTGCGAGGCCGCCCATGCCCCGTTGATCTGGGCCACCCAGGTGCTGGAGAACCTGGTCAAGGAAGGGACGCCCTCGCGGGCCGAGCTTTCCGATGCCGCATTGGCGGCTCGGGCGGAATGCGTCATGGTCAACAAGGGACCCTACGTGGCCGAGGCGGTGGCCCTTTTGGACCAGTTCCTGACCAGGATGCAGGCCCACCAGCACAAAAAGACCTCGCGGCTCAGGCCCCTCTACTCTTGGCAGTGA